The sequence below is a genomic window from Lolium perenne isolate Kyuss_39 chromosome 7, Kyuss_2.0, whole genome shotgun sequence.
TGTACAGTACCTGGTCGGAGCCCAGGAGGCCCCTGCCGCCCTGCAGGTTCTTGTAGTAGGAGTTGTCGAACCCCCCCGGCGTGGCGCCGTCGAGGAACGCGAAGGTCTGGCCGGCGCAGGTGTTCTGGAGCTGCGCGGCGAAGCCCGAGTCCATGCTCGGGTCGGTGCCGATCCTGTTCTGAAAGAAGGTGCAGTCCGCCGCGCCCAACGTGTGGCCACCTGAATTCACGTAACAGGCAAGTGATTGATCGTGCAATTAATTCGGAAGGTCGTCGGCGTGTGTTGCAAATGGAGTGCAGGGAAAGTGAGTGTGCATGATAAGAATTCAGAAGTTGACAGAGTTCAGGTAAATTACCTGATAGGGCGATCATGTCGGTCTGGGAGAGGCCTAAGCCCGAGAAGAAGGAGTTGAGCTGGTCAAGGTTGAAGTCGACGTGCGGCAGCACGACGCTGCTCTTCGTGGAGATCCTCCCGTCGTACCTGCCCAGCTCCACCTGGTAGTAAGGACCTCCGCTCTGCAATTACAGAATGTGTCCAACATTTTACGCATAGATTTTGCGCAAACCATCATCCATGGCCGTCAATTTCGAGATGTTTATAGCAGGTAGTACCTGGGAGACGGCCTCCCTTGCGGCGAGGGCGATTATGTCGGCGCAGGACACCTTATAACGGCACTGCGGGTCGTTGTCGACGGCAGCCTTGGCGTCCAGGATCGTCTGAAAGCCCGGCGGCTTCAGCGACTGGTTGTCGGGGTTCCGCCACTCGTCATCGCCGTTCGAGTTGACGATCATGATCGATGCATCACAGCCCTGCACAAAACGAACTGCGTTTGTCAGCCACCGATCATCGCGTCGCGTACTAGACGATTCA
It includes:
- the LOC127312398 gene encoding peroxidase 45 encodes the protein MMHMIRSSFPAAAAVLVAVLLWPLAAAQLSTGYYASICPSLEAIVQSSVKQSMAQSQIAGPAALRLFFHDCAVKGCDASIMIVNSNGDDEWRNPDNQSLKPPGFQTILDAKAAVDNDPQCRYKVSCADIIALAAREAVSQSGGPYYQVELGRYDGRISTKSSVVLPHVDFNLDQLNSFFSGLGLSQTDMIALSGGHTLGAADCTFFQNRIGTDPSMDSGFAAQLQNTCAGQTFAFLDGATPGGFDNSYYKNLQGGRGLLGSDQVLYTDLRSRGTVDYYASNPGTFFYDFTNAMTKLGRVGVKTAANGEIRRDCRTPN